In a single window of the Rhodopirellula bahusiensis genome:
- a CDS encoding YceI family protein, producing MSPSSEGLFKMLQRVALMLTLVCVSSVVGSAEEQPTLDTEKSKISFVGAKPDGKHDGGFKKFTADVKLNVEDPSKGSLKIEIDATSLWSDDDKLTNHLKNPDFFDVRKHPKITFESTKIAHDPKKDTVNIVGNLTMLGKTVEVTIPSMPKLTEEMLVLAANFDIDRTKWGMTYGKGKINDKVAIQTLLVFKR from the coding sequence TTGTCCCCATCCTCCGAGGGTTTGTTCAAGATGTTGCAACGTGTTGCCTTGATGTTGACGCTGGTTTGCGTTTCTTCCGTGGTTGGTTCCGCTGAGGAACAACCAACTTTGGATACGGAAAAGTCGAAGATCTCTTTCGTCGGTGCGAAGCCGGATGGCAAGCATGATGGTGGCTTCAAGAAGTTCACCGCGGACGTCAAGTTGAATGTCGAGGACCCCAGCAAGGGCTCGCTCAAGATTGAGATTGATGCGACAAGTCTTTGGTCCGACGATGACAAGTTGACCAACCACTTGAAGAACCCTGACTTCTTTGACGTTCGCAAGCACCCCAAGATCACGTTCGAGTCGACCAAGATCGCACATGACCCAAAGAAAGACACGGTGAACATTGTCGGGAATCTGACAATGCTTGGGAAAACGGTCGAGGTCACGATCCCGTCGATGCCCAAGTTGACGGAAGAGATGCTGGTCTTGGCTGCCAACTTTGACATCGATCGAACCAAGTGGGGCATGACCTACGGCAAGGGCAAGATCAACGACAAGGTTGCCATCCAAACTCTATTGGTCTTCAAGCGATAA
- the clpB gene encoding ATP-dependent chaperone ClpB, whose amino-acid sequence MAFRIDKLTTQAQNVVAEAQAQATSAGNAEIDPLHVLSAAVNQRDGIATPLLEKINVDVSKLKSLLASELEKLPNASGMGQARVSAKLQAALEASATSAESLKDEYVSTEHLLVGLARTDNKAKNLLSLLGVSDNDLLTAMSQIRGSARVTDPNAESTYQALEKFGIDLTQLAQSGKLDPVIGRDNEIRRVIQVLSRRTKNNPVLIGQPGVGKTAIAEGLALRIFEGDVPQSLKGKKVVSLDMGALVAGAKFRGDFEERLKSVLREVKDSDGKVILFIDELHLVVGAGNAEGSADAANLLKPELARGALRCIGATTLDEYRQHIEKDAALERRFQPVFVGEPNAEDTIAILRGLKPRYESHHGVRITDSALVAAANLSDRYIADRFLPDKAIDLIDEAASRLAMEKESVPEPIDRLQRRLRQLELVHRQLVDEQEASAVAKRVDVEEEMESAKAELASLKEQWEAEKMGLDDVQSVRQEVDQLHHRFAQLDADAKEKQLRGESPEDAYSEMLQVQSRLRELQARIDEAEQRDESADQSKEDPGDEKRRLLRKEVTEEEIAEVVSTWTGVPVTRMMETERAKLLVMEERLHQRVVGQDEAVTAVADAVRRSRSGLQDPNRPIGSFLFLGPTGVGKTELCKALAEVMFDDESAMVRIDMSEFMERHSVSRLIGAPPGYVGYEEGGKLTEAVRRRPYAVILLDEMEKAHPDVFNILLQVLDDGRLTDGQGRTVNFTNTVVVMTSNVGSQVIQRVTEEGGEEDEMRQAVEEALKARFLPEFLNRIDDTVIFHPLQQSQIRRIVELQLEELRSRLAANGLSVEISDAAIDEIAEVGYDPAYGARPLKRVIQREVQNPLASAILKNSYPEGTVIKIDHNGEGFVFSG is encoded by the coding sequence ATGGCTTTTCGAATCGACAAACTAACGACCCAAGCTCAAAACGTCGTGGCCGAAGCGCAGGCTCAAGCCACATCCGCCGGCAACGCCGAAATTGATCCGCTGCATGTTCTCTCCGCCGCTGTGAATCAGCGAGATGGAATCGCAACGCCCTTGCTGGAAAAGATCAACGTCGATGTTTCCAAACTGAAGTCGTTGCTGGCGAGCGAACTGGAAAAGCTACCCAACGCTTCCGGCATGGGCCAGGCTCGTGTCTCTGCCAAGCTGCAAGCAGCGCTCGAGGCGTCGGCGACATCGGCTGAATCTTTGAAGGACGAATACGTCAGCACCGAGCATTTGCTTGTCGGTTTGGCTCGCACCGACAACAAGGCCAAGAATCTGTTGTCATTGTTGGGCGTGTCGGACAACGATCTGCTCACCGCAATGAGTCAAATTCGCGGTTCAGCTCGCGTGACCGATCCGAATGCGGAATCGACCTACCAAGCTCTTGAAAAGTTTGGCATCGACCTGACCCAGTTGGCTCAAAGCGGCAAGTTGGATCCTGTCATTGGGCGTGACAACGAGATCCGTCGCGTGATCCAGGTTCTCTCTCGTCGAACCAAGAACAACCCTGTTCTGATTGGCCAACCCGGCGTCGGTAAAACGGCGATCGCGGAAGGGTTGGCGCTTCGCATCTTTGAAGGTGACGTCCCACAAAGCCTCAAAGGCAAGAAGGTCGTCTCGCTCGACATGGGTGCCCTCGTCGCGGGAGCCAAGTTCCGTGGTGACTTCGAAGAGCGTTTGAAATCGGTGCTACGCGAGGTCAAGGATTCTGACGGCAAAGTGATTTTGTTCATCGATGAATTGCACCTGGTTGTCGGCGCGGGCAATGCCGAGGGTTCGGCGGACGCGGCGAACTTGCTCAAGCCCGAGTTGGCTCGCGGTGCTTTGCGTTGCATCGGTGCCACGACGTTGGACGAGTATCGCCAGCACATCGAAAAGGACGCTGCACTCGAACGCCGGTTCCAGCCCGTGTTCGTGGGTGAACCCAATGCGGAAGACACCATCGCGATCTTGCGAGGCTTGAAACCTCGTTATGAATCGCACCATGGTGTTCGGATCACGGACAGTGCTTTGGTTGCCGCTGCCAACCTTTCAGATCGCTACATCGCGGATCGGTTTCTGCCGGACAAGGCGATCGACTTGATCGATGAAGCCGCCAGTCGTTTGGCGATGGAAAAGGAGAGCGTGCCTGAGCCGATCGACCGTTTGCAACGACGACTGCGTCAATTGGAATTGGTGCATCGTCAGTTGGTGGACGAACAGGAGGCTTCTGCTGTCGCCAAACGTGTCGACGTGGAAGAAGAAATGGAATCCGCGAAGGCTGAATTGGCGAGTTTGAAGGAGCAATGGGAAGCCGAAAAGATGGGCTTGGACGACGTTCAATCGGTTCGCCAAGAGGTGGATCAGTTGCATCATCGTTTCGCTCAACTGGACGCGGACGCCAAGGAGAAGCAACTCCGTGGCGAAAGCCCCGAGGATGCCTACAGTGAGATGCTGCAGGTGCAATCAAGGCTTCGTGAACTGCAGGCTCGAATTGATGAGGCCGAGCAGCGTGATGAGTCAGCGGACCAGTCCAAAGAAGATCCAGGGGATGAGAAACGTCGGTTGCTTCGCAAGGAAGTCACCGAGGAAGAGATCGCCGAGGTTGTTAGCACTTGGACGGGCGTTCCTGTGACTCGAATGATGGAAACCGAACGTGCCAAGTTGTTGGTGATGGAAGAGCGTTTGCATCAGCGCGTCGTTGGTCAAGACGAAGCTGTCACCGCAGTTGCGGACGCGGTCCGTCGCAGTCGCAGTGGTTTGCAAGATCCCAACCGACCGATTGGTTCGTTCTTGTTTTTGGGCCCCACGGGTGTCGGCAAAACCGAGCTTTGCAAGGCACTCGCGGAAGTCATGTTTGATGACGAGTCCGCGATGGTTCGCATTGATATGAGTGAGTTCATGGAACGGCACAGTGTGTCTCGATTGATTGGTGCCCCTCCCGGCTATGTTGGCTACGAAGAGGGCGGCAAGTTGACCGAGGCTGTTCGGCGACGTCCTTATGCGGTGATCTTGCTCGATGAGATGGAGAAGGCTCACCCGGATGTCTTCAATATCTTGTTGCAAGTCCTCGATGATGGGCGACTAACGGATGGTCAAGGACGAACGGTGAACTTCACCAATACGGTGGTCGTGATGACCAGCAACGTTGGCAGCCAAGTGATTCAACGCGTTACCGAGGAAGGTGGAGAGGAAGACGAAATGCGTCAGGCGGTCGAGGAAGCATTGAAGGCGAGGTTCTTGCCCGAGTTTCTCAACCGGATCGACGACACGGTGATCTTCCATCCTTTGCAACAGTCTCAGATCCGCCGGATCGTTGAATTGCAACTGGAGGAGCTTCGTTCGCGATTGGCAGCCAACGGTTTGTCCGTCGAGATCTCGGATGCCGCGATCGACGAAATCGCAGAAGTGGGCTACGACCCAGCGTATGGAGCACGGCCACTCAAACGTGTGATTCAGCGCGAGGTTCAAAACCCGCTTGCATCCGCAATTTTGAAGAACAGCTATCCCGAAGGCACGGTGATCAAGATCGATCACAATGGCGAAGGATTTGTGTTCTCTGGTTAA
- the dnaK gene encoding molecular chaperone DnaK: MAQGEKIIGIDLGTTNSVVAIMEGSEPKVIPNPEGNRLTPSVVAFTDKQETIVGEPARRQAVTNPKRTVYSAKRFMGRRHNEVQSEEKMVPYGVTGGAGDYVKIQVGDSEYTPQEISAKILRKLKESAESYLGHKVNKAVITVPAYFNDAQRQATKDAGQIAGLEVARIINEPTAAALAYGLDKKKDESIIVFDLGGGTFDVSVLEVADSGDEEQESRVFQVVSTSGDTHLGGDDFDEALINYVASEFQKENAIDLRNDAMALQRLQEACEKAKKELSTLPETDINLPFITMDASGPKHLTMKITRSKFEELIDALVERCRGPVLQALKDAGMDPKDIDEVVLVGGSTRVPKVREVVKSIFGKEPHQGVNPDEVVAVGAAIQGSVLAGDRNDVLLLDVTPLTLGIETEGGVMTALVERNTTIPAEKKNVFSTAADNQTAVTVRVFQGERKMANANRLLAEFNLEDIPASPRGVPQIEVKFDIDQNGILSVSAKELKTGKEANVEIKDSGALSDSDIEQMQKDAEANAEEDKRQFELVEARNKVNQQVYQLEKLMSENDDKLSDDDKAPMNAAIEKVKKAAEGDDLAEIKAASDELEAASQAFSKVLYEKTDAAGEAGADAEGAAGATAGGNDDDDAIDAEFEVKE, translated from the coding sequence ATGGCACAAGGCGAAAAAATCATCGGTATCGACCTCGGGACCACCAACAGCGTGGTCGCGATCATGGAAGGTAGCGAGCCAAAAGTTATCCCAAACCCTGAAGGCAACCGGCTGACTCCCAGCGTGGTCGCTTTCACCGACAAACAAGAAACCATCGTCGGCGAACCCGCTCGACGTCAAGCCGTCACCAACCCGAAACGCACCGTGTACTCGGCCAAGCGTTTCATGGGACGTCGTCACAACGAAGTTCAATCGGAAGAAAAGATGGTGCCTTACGGCGTCACCGGTGGAGCTGGCGACTATGTCAAAATTCAAGTTGGCGACAGCGAATACACCCCTCAAGAAATTTCCGCCAAGATCCTTCGTAAGTTGAAGGAATCGGCTGAGTCGTACTTGGGTCACAAGGTCAACAAAGCGGTCATCACCGTTCCTGCGTACTTCAATGACGCGCAGCGACAAGCGACCAAAGACGCCGGCCAAATCGCTGGTTTGGAAGTTGCTCGGATCATCAACGAGCCAACCGCTGCCGCACTGGCTTACGGTTTGGACAAGAAGAAAGATGAAAGCATTATCGTCTTTGACTTGGGTGGTGGTACGTTCGACGTCTCGGTTCTGGAAGTGGCTGACAGTGGCGACGAAGAGCAAGAGAGCCGCGTGTTCCAAGTTGTCAGCACCTCGGGTGACACGCACCTCGGTGGCGATGACTTTGACGAAGCGTTGATCAACTACGTTGCCAGCGAATTCCAAAAGGAAAACGCGATCGACCTTCGCAACGACGCGATGGCGCTTCAGCGTTTGCAAGAAGCTTGCGAAAAGGCAAAGAAAGAACTCAGTACTTTGCCTGAGACCGATATCAACTTGCCCTTCATCACGATGGACGCTTCGGGGCCGAAACACCTGACGATGAAGATCACTCGATCCAAGTTCGAAGAACTGATCGATGCGTTGGTCGAACGTTGCCGTGGGCCTGTTTTGCAAGCGTTGAAAGACGCTGGCATGGACCCCAAAGACATCGACGAAGTGGTTTTGGTCGGTGGTAGCACGCGAGTGCCGAAGGTTCGCGAAGTTGTCAAAAGCATCTTTGGCAAGGAGCCTCACCAAGGCGTGAACCCCGATGAAGTCGTTGCCGTTGGTGCCGCGATTCAAGGCAGTGTTTTGGCCGGTGACCGCAACGACGTGTTGCTGCTCGACGTGACTCCATTGACGCTCGGGATTGAAACCGAAGGTGGCGTGATGACCGCATTGGTCGAACGTAACACGACGATTCCTGCGGAGAAGAAGAACGTCTTCAGCACCGCAGCGGACAACCAAACCGCCGTGACCGTTCGAGTGTTCCAAGGGGAACGCAAGATGGCCAACGCGAACCGATTGCTTGCTGAATTTAACCTGGAAGACATTCCTGCCTCACCGCGTGGCGTGCCTCAGATCGAAGTCAAGTTCGACATCGACCAAAACGGCATTCTGAGTGTTTCGGCGAAGGAACTGAAAACAGGCAAAGAAGCCAACGTCGAGATCAAAGACAGCGGCGCGTTGTCCGACAGTGACATCGAGCAAATGCAGAAAGACGCGGAAGCCAACGCCGAAGAAGACAAGCGACAATTCGAGTTGGTCGAAGCTCGCAACAAGGTCAACCAACAGGTTTACCAGCTTGAGAAGTTGATGAGCGAGAACGACGACAAGCTGTCCGATGATGACAAAGCTCCGATGAACGCTGCGATCGAAAAGGTCAAAAAAGCCGCTGAAGGCGACGACTTGGCCGAGATCAAAGCCGCCTCGGACGAATTGGAAGCCGCCTCGCAAGCGTTCAGCAAAGTCTTGTACGAAAAGACCGATGCTGCTGGCGAAGCAGGAGCTGACGCAGAAGGCGCCGCTGGTGCGACTGCTGGCGGAAATGACGATGACGACGCGATTGACGCGGAGTTCGAAGTCAAAGAGTGA